In the Agrococcus beijingensis genome, GAGCACGCGCGGCGCGCGCCCGTCGCGGAAGCAGGCCGCGTCGACCACCACGTGCGCGGTCAGCTGGTGCCGCCCGGTGCCGAGGGTCGAGGCGTGCAGGTCGTGCACGCCGATCACGTGCGGCGTGCGCTCGAGGTGCGCGCGCACGTCGTCGAGGTCGAGCTCGGAGGGCGTCGACTCGAGCAGGATCCGCCCCGTGTCGCGCAGCAGCACGACCGACCGCGGCACGATGAGCGCCGCGACGAGCGCGCTCGCGATCAGGTCGGCCTGCTGGAAGCCCCAGAGCCAGATGGCGACGGCGGCCGCGATCACCGCGACCGAGCCGATCGCGTCGTTCAGCACCTCGAGGAACGCCGCGCGCAGGTTGAGGCTCGACCCCCGCCCGCCCCCGAGCACCGCGAGCGAGACCAGGTTGCCGACCAGGCCGACGACGCCGAACACCAGCAGCAGCGGCCCCGGCACGTCGGTCGGGTCGCCGAGGCGCCGCAGCCCCTCGATCACCACCACCAGCGCGACGATCAGCAGGGCTGCGGCCTGCGCCGCCGCGGCCAGCACCTCGACGCGCACGAGCCCCCAGGTGCGCTGGGTGCTCGGCGGGCGGCGCAGCAGCGCCTGCGCGACGAGCGCGACGCCGAGCCCCGCGACGTCCGTCAGCATGTGCACGGTGTCGACCAGCAGCGCGAGCGAGCCGGTCAGGATCGAGCCGACCACCTGGGCGACGAGCAGCGCCGCCGTGATGCCGAACGCGACGGCGATGCGGATCGTGCTCGACCCATCCGCCCCGAGCCAATCCACCCCGTGCTTGTGCCCGGGGCCGTGCCGCAGCACCTCTCGGTGCTCGTGCACGCCGGACATCGCTCGACCTCTCCTACAGGCGGGACTTCGTGTGCCAGATGGTCTTCGACTCGGTGAGGGCGAGGATGCGCTGCGGCGTCTCGGGCGCGATGCCCGGCTCGGGGCGGATGACGCGCTTCAGCGTGTCGGCGGCGATGCGCTCGAGCTCGACCCAGTCGAGGCCGCCGGCGCCGGTGAGGTCGAGCGCGTTGACGTCGGCGTGGCCCGCGAGCCACGGCGCCAGCTCGGCCGGGTCGCCGGTGAGGATGTTGACGACTCCGCCCGGCAGGTCGCTGGTCGCCAGCACCTCGGCGAGCGAGATCGACGAGAGGGCAGCGGATGCGGCGGGCACGACCACGACGGCGTTGCCGGTGACGAGGGCGGGCGCGATCACCGAGGTCAGCCCCAGCAGCCCGGCCGACTGCGGCGCGATGCTCGCGACGACGCCGGTGGGCTCGGGCACGGTGATGTTGAAGTACGGCCCGGCGACCGGGTTGGCGTGGCCGGCGATCTGGGCGATCTTGTCGGTCCAGCCGGCGTGCCACACCCAGAGGTCGATGGCGTCCTCGACCTGCTTGAGCGCACGTGCGGGCGTGAGGCCCTCGGTGCGCTGCAGCTCGTCGACGAACTGCGCCTTGCGCCCCTCGAGCACCTCGGCGACGCGGTAGAGCACCTGGCCGCGGTTGTAGGCGGTGGCGCCCGCCCAGCCGGGCTGCGCCTTGCGGGCGGCGCGCACGGCGTCGCGGGCGTCCTTGCGGGATGCCTTGGCGACGTTCGCGACGAAGCGGCCGCGGGTGTCGAGCACCTCGGTGACGCGCCCCGACTCGCTGCGCGGGAAGGCGCCGCCGATGAAGAGCTTGTAGGTCTTGGGCACGTCGAGGCGAGCGGATGCGGTGCGTGCAGCCGGGCGGGCGGTGGTCGTCGTCTTCGTGGTCGCCATCACTTGCCTGCCTTCAGGTATGCCTGCATGCCCTGCACGCCGCCCTCGCGGCCGTAGCCCGACTCCTTGTAGCCGCCGAAGGGGCTGGCCGGGTCGAACTTGTTGAACGTGTTCGTCCAGACGACGCCCGCGCGCAGCTTGTCGGCGACGGCCAGCACGCGGCTGCCCTTGTCGCTCCAGATGCCGGCCGACAGGCCGTAGGGCGTGTTGTTGGCCTTCGCGATCGCCTCGTCGGGCGTGCGGAACGTGAGCACCGACAGCACCGGGCCGAAGATCTCCTCGCGGGCGATGGTCGACGACGCCTCGACGCCGGTGACGACGGTGGGCGCGAACCAGTAGCCCTCCGCGGGCAGCTCGCACGCGGGGCTCCACGCCTCGCCGCCCTCGGCGACGCCCTGCGCCACGAGGCGCGTGATGCGCTCGAGCTGCTCGGTGGAGTTGATGGCGCCCACGTCGGTGTTCTTGTCGAGCGGGTCGCCGAGGCGCAGCGTCGACATGCGCTCCTTGAGTCGATCCATCACCGTGTCGTGCACGTTCTCCTGCACCAGCAGGCGGCTGCCCGCGCAGCACACCTGGCCCTGGTTGAAGAAGATGCCGTTGACGATGCCCTCGATGGCCTGGTCGAGCGGGGCGTCGTCGAACACGATGTTGGCGCCCTTGCCGCCCAGCTCGAGCGTGAGCTTCTTGTCGGTGCCGGCGATCGCCTTCGCGATCTCGCGGCCGACCGC is a window encoding:
- a CDS encoding aldehyde dehydrogenase family protein, which encodes MTFLEYAPAPESTAILNLRDEYRLFIGGEWVAGSGTPFASVSPSTERQIATFASADEGDVDAAVRAARSAFRQTWGRMSGRDRGKYLFRIARILQERARELAVAESLDNGKPIKETRDADIPLVAQWFFHCAGWADKLDHVGLGANPQPHGVAAQIIPWNFPLLMLAWKVAPALAAGNTVVLKPAETTPLTAMLFAEICEQAGLPAGVVNLITGAGETGAALVRHPDVDKVAFTGSTAVGREIAKAIAGTDKKLTLELGGKGANIVFDDAPLDQAIEGIVNGIFFNQGQVCCAGSRLLVQENVHDTVMDRLKERMSTLRLGDPLDKNTDVGAINSTEQLERITRLVAQGVAEGGEAWSPACELPAEGYWFAPTVVTGVEASSTIAREEIFGPVLSVLTFRTPDEAIAKANNTPYGLSAGIWSDKGSRVLAVADKLRAGVVWTNTFNKFDPASPFGGYKESGYGREGGVQGMQAYLKAGK
- a CDS encoding aldehyde dehydrogenase family protein; translation: MATTKTTTTARPAARTASARLDVPKTYKLFIGGAFPRSESGRVTEVLDTRGRFVANVAKASRKDARDAVRAARKAQPGWAGATAYNRGQVLYRVAEVLEGRKAQFVDELQRTEGLTPARALKQVEDAIDLWVWHAGWTDKIAQIAGHANPVAGPYFNITVPEPTGVVASIAPQSAGLLGLTSVIAPALVTGNAVVVVPAASAALSSISLAEVLATSDLPGGVVNILTGDPAELAPWLAGHADVNALDLTGAGGLDWVELERIAADTLKRVIRPEPGIAPETPQRILALTESKTIWHTKSRL
- a CDS encoding cation diffusion facilitator family transporter; translation: MSGVHEHREVLRHGPGHKHGVDWLGADGSSTIRIAVAFGITAALLVAQVVGSILTGSLALLVDTVHMLTDVAGLGVALVAQALLRRPPSTQRTWGLVRVEVLAAAAQAAALLIVALVVVIEGLRRLGDPTDVPGPLLLVFGVVGLVGNLVSLAVLGGGRGSSLNLRAAFLEVLNDAIGSVAVIAAAVAIWLWGFQQADLIASALVAALIVPRSVVLLRDTGRILLESTPSELDLDDVRAHLERTPHVIGVHDLHASTLGTGRHQLTAHVVVDAACFRDGRAPRVLDALQACAAEHFPVALEHATFQLEPPGHADHEHDTHA